Genomic window (Polyangiaceae bacterium):
CATTTCGTCGCCGGTTTCGCGCGAGACTACGATGCGCGGGTGGACGATGTAGTCAGCCGGAAGTTCTTCGAGCGCCTGCAGGTGGTGTAGCAGCGCCTGCTCGACGAGGTGCCCCTTCTTCACGCCGGTCCGCCGCACGTGCTTGTCCATCCGATCCCGTGTGGTCTGGGAAATCTGCGCCGAAATCTGGGTCTCTTTCGCCATGACGAACTGCATCAAAAATCTACATTTTTCATGGCTTGGGTCAAGGGGGGACGGCGCTGGGCGCTGGCGGGCACTTGGCATGCGAAGTACCTGTCGGTGGTTCGCCGCCTCGCGGCTACGTGCTCGTGCGCTTCTAGCGAACCGAGCGCTCCGAGCGGCCAGAGGGGGCGGAAGGGTGGTGCGGCGCTCAATGCTCGATGGGCGGTTGGTAATGCATTCCGGTGCCGGCGGCGAGCCGCCGGATGGCGAGATTGGAAGAGAACGCTGCACTCCGGCGTTTCAGCCGCAGCTGGTCAAGCGCGAATGGTCGGGCGAGTTCGGTGGGTCAACTTCGCCGCCAGTGGGTGGTCGCTGTTCTCAGCTTGCTCCAGTCCCTGTTCGAACCCATGCGAGCAGGCAAGTGCGCAGAGCCGGCAGGTGAGTTCTGCGGTGGTGTCATACCAGGCGACGCACGGCGTTCTCCCGCGCACTCTCGCGGGCCTCGTGCCGTTGACGATCGCGGAGTGCGCCACCATAGACCCGTGGAATCGTCGATTCGAGTACCTCCCGAACAGGCCTGGCGAGTTCGTGGTCTATTCGAGGGGAGAAGACGGAAGGCGCGGCACGTCGGACGACGTATTCGCGCACGGAACGCCGCCCGTGTGCCGAGGCACAGGATCACTGAGCAGATTCGACCTGTGATGCGGGGCGACGCCGCGGTCGACGAGAGGAAGCCTAGGTCCGACAAAAGCGAAACGCGCCGCGAGGATTCGCGACGCGTTGGGCCTGTTGAGAGCGGGAGAAGGGATTCGAGCCGGCAGACGAAGGGGCGTGAAGTTGCGCGGTGGGAGCCGCAGGGTCGAAGGGAGCCGGCGATGAGGCCGCGAGGACCGGAGGCGGAGCCGAGGACCGGAGCGAACCCTCGACGAGAGGAAGCCTAGGTCCGACAAAAGCGAAACGCGCCGCGAGGATTCGCGACGCGTTGGGCTTGTTGAGAGCGGGAGAAGGGATTCGAACCCTCGACGTCAACCTTGGCAAGGGGCAAAGATCCCGTTTCCCTTCGTTTCGTAAACTCGTAATTCATTGAAATCACACACCGTGGCGTTACCCGGACGATCCAGCCGTTACGCCGAAGTGGTGCTCCAGGTGGTACTCCAAGGTGGTAGAGTACCACCTGGGCGATTGGGGTCCGAATCTGGGTAGCGAATCCTGGAGTGGTGCTTGGGGCGCCTGATGCGGGATTCGCGTGAACTGGTCATGGGGGAACGAGGTGGTACCTCCAAAGAGGATGCGCCTCCCGCGACTTGTGATCGCTGGCGCGCCTGTAGCGCCCATTGCGCTCGTCGCGGGAATACGAGTCGATTGGCTGGCCCGAAGCGCAGCTGGCCGAACACGCCTAAATGCAGCCGAAATGGAGCGGATCTTCGGCGCGTTTCAGGCCGGCGTGGCGCCGTCTCCCTGCTGTACTTCCCCGCAATTGTTCACTCGCGGCGAGTGCTGGGAACTTAGCAAGCGGAGCGATTCGGATAGCATCCGTCGTCGGTCGTCGGCCTAGCGACACACGTTCACACGCGAACGCCGAGCGTCAAGTCGTCAGTCGGCAAGGCGCGACGGCCTGGGACGATCGGCCACGTGTCCGACGAGCAAGTCGACCATGGTTCCCCCAAGACTCCAAGTCGGGAAACTGGGAGTCAGGGCAGGCAAGGACCAGGTTCTCACCGTGCCCGCTTTCGATGTGGCCGGGCCTGAGCGTCCCCCCGCGCAGCCGAGCCCGGTCACACCGTAGCGGTCCCGTTTCACGCTGGGCTTGCACACACCCACCGTAACGTCACTCGACTCCGATAGGTGGGCAGTGCAGTAGCGTCAATATACATAGACGCCTGCGTAGGACTGTTGTGGCGTCCATACGCTGCCATTCCAGCGCAGCGCTGCCGAAACGGTTCGCGCCTTGTAGTTGACAGGGTCCGACTCATGGCCGGTGAGGATGTGAAACCCAGGATAGAGCACGAAATCGCATGACGAGCCGTTCCAGCTGCCAACATAGAGCGTAGGGTTGCTGACAACGGAGTTGTTTGGGTCATTGACGAAACCTGTGCACGAGCCACTGCAGATGGCGTCCAGGCCTTGGCCCCACAGTGCTGAGTACTCACAATCGGTCTGATTCGTAGGGTATGTCGCGTAGTCGTACGCTCCCACGTGGAAGTAGTCTCGACTGCTGAGTCCACCCACTTCCGCAATTACGCCGCCGCAGTTCGTGCCGTGCCACGTCGAACTCCACGTGCCGTAGTAGCCCGTGGCGCCCGCGGTCCCAGTATAGTTGGCGGTCTCGGTCGCACACCCCGCCTCGCCGATCGCTTGTTCGATCTTCGAGTAGTCCGGTGGAAGTCCACCCGGATCGGTGCTGCCACAAGCCGCAAGCCCAAGTAGGCCCACGACCGCGACGCACGTTGCGCCCCGAGTCCCTAGCCGTCCTACGTGACGGTCGCAATCGAAAGCCGCGAACTGATTTGCTTGCCTCATGAGGTCACCTCCTGAACGCAGACCGGACGGTCTGCGCCCTCATGTCTACCACTCGAATTGGACTCGGGAGCGTCGCGCGATGGGCCGGCGCCGGTTAGTGTGTAGTGCATTTGGGGGACATCGCACGCGCAGCTCCGTGTGCACCAGACGACCGAACCGGCGCTGTGCCCGGCAATTCGCCATCTGGTCGGCCGGCGGTGGTTGGGTCACGGAATTCGGACGGACACCGTCGGGCCATTGCCAGACCGGCTCCTGTTCGCCTTGCAGATTCTTCGAACCGAGGCCAATGTACTCGACGCGGGGAGGCGACATTGCCAGTGGCAGGGCGGAGGCTGATATCGGTTGTGATCGTGGACGACCATCCCGTCGTCATTGCAGGACTTCGTCGGCTACTGCGTGCACCAGAGTTCGTGGTCGCCGCTAGCGCGACTTGTCCCCATGCGGCAATGGCCGAGGCTGAACGCTTGCGGCCCGTCGTCGCGGTGACAGATGTCGCGATGCCAGAGGTTGGTGGCGCAGAGGTGGCGAGTTTTCTAAACACATTCGGTGTTCGCGTCGTTGCCTATACCGCACTGCCACTGGCGAGCGTTGCGGGCGCCATGTTAGGAGCAGGATGTTGGGCGTGCGTGTCGAAGAACGCGCGCCCCGCCGCGCTAAGGCGCGTGCTTCTTGCCACTGCGAGGGCGAGGGCGCGGACGGACCCGAGGCTGCTGCGCACGGCGTCGGCCGACGTGGTGGTTCACGAGTCTCGCTACGGAACTCCGTCCCTTTCTCGGAGAGAAATCACCGTGGCTAGGCTCGTAGCGACTGGGCTTAGCAGCGCCGCTATTGCCGAGACCATGGGGGTCAGCGTGGCCTCTGTGAGGACCTACCGAAAGCGGATCGCGACCAAGCTGGGTCTGCGCACGACTGCGCAGGTGACATGCTGGGCCGTGCAGAGCGGCCTAGTCAACGAAACGCTCGCCTCCGGCGAAAGGCAGCCGCGCGTCTAGCAGCGACCGCCTGCATGGCCGACACCGACAGGCCGGACCGTCCTGCGGCTTTGAAACTTGAAACAAGGCTCGCGTATTTCTGCGCGGAAGTGCTGATTGGGGCCTGGTTGCAGGAGGGGCTTGGCGGAAGAACGGTGACTTCTGCCGAAACGACGCTCGACGCGGCCCGGGTTTGAAGCCTACGGTTTTGGAATGAGGGGCTCGATTGGACCGTCCGCTCTGACAACCCAGGCTCTCGTGCGCCGTAGCCTGGTTCTTGCCGTTCTCGCGTTCCTGATTGGAGTTCTTCCCAACCTCCCGGGTGTGGGCTCTACTTCAGTAGCCGACGACTTCACTCACGAGGCCATCGTGACCGGCAACTACCCAGTTGCGCGATCGTCAATGGAAGCCTATTCCTTTGTCAAGCAGGAGAGGGGCGAACTCGCGCAGCTTGTCGATCGCGGTCTGCTGCCATGGTGGAGCGACCCAGAGCTGCATGCGGTTGGTTTTCGCCCGTTGGGCAGCGGTCTGCTGTTGCTCGACCACCGCGCTGAACTGACGCCACTTAGCAAGCATGTCCACACCCTCGCGTGGTGGTTCCTACTGCTATTCGGATACGCGTTGCTCGCACACGTCCTATTCCCGAAGCGGATTGCCACAGTTGGACTGTTCTTGTACGCGCTGTCGCCAGTGCACGCGGTGCCCATTGGATGGATTGCCAACCGAGTCTCGGTGGCGTCAACGGCGCTTGCGGTCTTCACGGTCTTTGGCCATGTGTGGTGGCGCAGCGGTCACGGGCGAGCTGGTCTGTGGATTGCTGTAGCATCAGGGATATCCAGCGTGCTGACCAGCGAGTACGGGCTTGGAGTGTATGCGTTTCTAGTCGCGTACGAGTTGACTCGACGCGATCGCACCAGCCTGCGCGTTTTCGCTGTCGTAGCTGTTTCCACCGCGGCATACCTCGCGCTTCGTTCCGGATGCGGCGCCGGAGTTGTGGGCAGTGTGATGTACACCGACCCGCTTGTGGAACCGGCCGAGTTTCTCAGTGGTTTCGCGGCGCGCGTTCCCGCCCTTGTCCTTCAATTGTTCTTTCAGGTTCCCTGCGAGTTCTCGGCTGGAATTTTGTCCGCATCGACTCTCAAGCTGCGCGCGGTATCTCTCGCCCTGGTGTTGGCGCCCGCCATCATCGCTACGGTGTGGCTGACGAAACGGAGGCGAACGGAAGCGTGGTTGCTAGCCGCGACGTTTGGCGCCATCATCCCGCTGCTATCTGTTGAGCCAAACGCCCGACTGCTCCAGCTTCCTGCTGTCGGCACTTCCCTTACGGTCGCAGCCGTCACGTGCCGGCTGTTTTCTTTGATGTCGAAGGTCAGACTCGCAAGAACGCTCGCCGCGACGGTTGCAGCAATCGTGCTGACCGTCATCCACCTTCCCCTGGCAGCGGCGCTTACTCTTTCGTCATCATCGGCTTGGTTTTGGACCGCCAAGGTCGCACAAGAGCGAGTCGACAACGACCGGATCTTCGCAGGAGGCCGTGGGAGCTGTTTTGTCCTGCTCAACGCACGTGACATCGTCAGTTTGTACTCAGTTCCTCAGATGCTGTCGCGCCAATTGGGAGCGCCGCCTGACTGCTGGTTTGCTCTCGCTTCCTCTTCGGGCCGAGTACAAGTATCCCGGAGTGCGACGAACTCGCTAATGGTGACAGCCAGTCCGGGGGCTGCGCTTCTGGACTCGCCAATCTCCCAGTTTGTTCGTGTGCCGAAGTTCACGCGCAACCAGATGGATGACAAGACCAAGAGGGTTTTTGGTCGGATGGCCGCCAGAGTACGCACTGCAGCGAACGGAGAACCAACTCAAGTGCAGTTCGACTTCTCGGGCAACGCCCTGCTGAACCGCGTGACTTTGCTCCATGCTTCGCGCAGTGGATTTCGCGTGGTTCCGACCCCTGCGGTGGGAGGCACGGTGAGCGACTAGACCGCCCCTGTCCGAGACTTGTTCCGGAGAATCTGAAGTGCGCGCTCCGGTCATCGGCTTGGCGCGCGGGGCACCGAGTGGCCTACCACTGGCCTCCGCGGGTGGCGTTGCCGGCTCCGCTGCTGGAGTTTGCAGGCAGTTCGTACTTCAGTCCCGGTGCCTCGACTCTAATGGAAAACCGTCGATTGGCGTCGCCGCAGGTTCTTCGATTCTGCAGTGCTTCGCAATTGAACTCTGGTCCTCCACGCCCAACCTTCCAGTTGCGCGCCGGAATCCCGCTGAGCTTTGGCTCGAGGAACCTCCTCAACTTCTCCGCACGCAGCAAAGTAACCGTCCCGATATGGACGCCCTTCACGGTCGAGGCGCGGGGCATGATGCTGGCGGGCGATGGCACGTCGGGCAGACAAGAAGTGGGCGGCAATCGTTGCGGCAGCGGAGCGTTCGGGGCGGGCTCACACCGAGATCGCCAAACAGCATGGCGTCACCGTTGCTGCGCTGAAGTACCACATCTACAAGTCGCGGCGTGAGGGGCACGGAAGCGGGGTCCAAGTGCTGCCGGTGCGGACTGATGAGGACGCAGTGGCACTCACGGCACGCTTCGGAGCAGTCACGCTGCAGTTCCACCACGACGCCAGCGCCGAGTTCATCGCGGGAGTCGTGCGTGCGCTATCCGAGCCCGCGTGCTGACACTACCGTCCAGCGTTCAGATCTACTTGGCCGTCGAGCCCGTCGACCTGCGCCGAGCCACGACGGGCTGTCAAGATCGTGCGCGGCCAGTGGGGACTCGACGTGTTTGCCGGTCACCTGTTCGTGTTCCTGGGCCGGCGACTCGATCGCTGCAAGATCCTGTTCTGGGATCGCGGGGGCCTGGTGCTGTACTACAAGCGGCTGGAGCGCGGTCGGTTTCGTCTGCCTCGTGTGACGCGTGATGGAGCCGCTGTGTTGATGGACGGCACGGAGCTCGCCATGCTCCTCGATGGGATTGACGTGGCCAATGTGAAACGACCGGTTGCGTGGACGCCGTCGACGAAAAAGGCGCAGCCAAGCATTTCGGGGATCGACAAACGGATCGCGATATGATCCACCCTAGAGGTTGGTTCCGCCTCCCGACGATCACGACTGTGGCTGGAAGGCCTATGCGCACGCGCAGCAAGCTCAACTCGAAGAGCTGAGCGCGAAGCTCCAGACGGTCACTGAAAAGCTCGCCGAGCTCG
Coding sequences:
- the tnpB gene encoding IS66 family insertion sequence element accessory protein TnpB (TnpB, as the term is used for proteins encoded by IS66 family insertion elements, is considered an accessory protein, since TnpC, encoded by a neighboring gene, is a DDE family transposase.): MRGQWGLDVFAGHLFVFLGRRLDRCKILFWDRGGLVLYYKRLERGRFRLPRVTRDGAAVLMDGTELAMLLDGIDVANVKRPVAWTPSTKKAQPSISGIDKRIAI